A genomic region of Nostoc sp. UHCC 0702 contains the following coding sequences:
- a CDS encoding NupC/NupG family nucleoside CNT transporter, with translation MERAISALGILVFIGISYILSVDRQAVRWRTVVWGLALEFVFALVILKTPWGLNVFKSLGDIVSNFLAFSDVGAKFVFGENFKDHLFAFQVLPTIIFFSAFISVLYYYGILQRVVNVLAWIMIKTMKTSGSESLSCAGNIFLGPTESALMVKPYVANMTQSELHAVMTGGFATIAGGVLGAYLSFGIPAEHLIAAFFMTAPTSLVVSKLLYPETEISETTGKAKIDVETSYVNVIDAATSGAIDGVKLAVNVGVMIIAFLGLLAAVNALLGWLGARVGLEQLSLQWILSFIMAPVAFLMGVPWNDCRQVGALLGTKTILNEFIAFLDLKALIESGKISQRAVIIATYALCNFANIGSIGITIGGIAGMAPQRQQDLARMGLGAMIGGLLAGFITACIAGLLV, from the coding sequence ATGGAACGCGCCATTTCCGCGTTAGGAATATTAGTTTTTATCGGCATATCTTACATTCTATCTGTTGACCGTCAAGCGGTGCGATGGCGAACAGTGGTTTGGGGTTTGGCGCTAGAGTTTGTATTCGCGTTAGTAATTCTTAAAACTCCTTGGGGTTTAAATGTGTTTAAATCTCTAGGAGATATTGTGAGTAATTTTTTGGCCTTCTCTGATGTCGGGGCTAAATTTGTTTTTGGAGAGAATTTTAAGGATCATTTATTTGCCTTCCAAGTACTGCCCACAATTATCTTTTTTTCCGCCTTCATAAGCGTTTTGTATTACTATGGCATTTTACAACGAGTAGTGAATGTGCTGGCATGGATCATGATCAAGACGATGAAAACATCAGGGTCTGAGTCTTTATCCTGTGCTGGTAACATTTTCTTAGGGCCAACAGAGTCTGCACTGATGGTCAAACCTTATGTAGCGAATATGACGCAATCAGAACTCCATGCGGTGATGACTGGGGGTTTTGCCACAATTGCAGGTGGAGTCCTAGGGGCATATCTTTCTTTTGGTATTCCAGCAGAACATTTAATTGCTGCATTCTTTATGACTGCTCCCACATCATTGGTAGTATCAAAATTGCTGTATCCAGAAACGGAAATATCCGAGACGACTGGTAAGGCAAAAATTGATGTAGAAACAAGTTATGTGAATGTGATTGATGCTGCTACTAGCGGAGCAATTGACGGCGTGAAGCTAGCAGTTAACGTTGGCGTGATGATCATTGCCTTTTTAGGATTGTTGGCTGCTGTGAATGCACTGCTGGGATGGTTGGGAGCGCGTGTTGGTTTAGAGCAGCTATCATTGCAGTGGATATTGTCTTTTATCATGGCACCCGTAGCATTTTTGATGGGAGTACCTTGGAATGATTGTAGGCAAGTGGGGGCGTTGTTGGGTACAAAAACAATTCTCAATGAGTTTATCGCTTTCTTAGATTTGAAAGCATTAATTGAGAGTGGCAAAATTTCACAACGTGCAGTAATTATTGCCACTTACGCATTGTGTAATTTTGCCAATATTGGTTCAATTGGCATTACCATTGGTGGGATTGCAGGGATGGCACCGCAACGTCAACAAGACTTAGCTCGTATGGGTTTGGGGGCAATGATTGGTGGATTACTCGCAGGTTTTATCACCGCTTGTATTGCCGGGCTGCTGGTGTAA
- a CDS encoding response regulator — MANINILIVEDEAIVAKDLGNRLKRFGYTVPAIASSGQEAINKALEICPDLVLMDIRLKGAMDGVEAAHEIHKYLDIPIIYLTAYADDNTLERAKITEPFGYLLKPFKERELQTNIEIALTKHRLEKQLKANQKWLTTLLKSISDGVIASDVKESVTFMNDVAEKLTGWKQEEAFGRNSSEIFNIANAETGKPLENPIKQVLEDGAVVGLPIETILITKNGAEIPIDDSAAPIKDDKDNITGAVLIFRDITEHKKAIEARQKQIEQEQLVAQLEELNQLKNEFLSLVSHELRSPLSNMKVMIQMLQLSPTSEEAQRYLELMESECDREIDLINDLLDLQRLQTSSFIPLAPDALLLQQWLPWVIEPFQARVHEHQQTLQLHLPSNLPTLFSDSTCLERILVELLNNACKYTPVGGEIILAVSHNFSEAPPATIITVSNSVEIPTAALPRIFDKFYRVPNSDFWNQGGTGLGLAIVEKLVQQLQGSIQVESSKGWTRFTLKLTDLVFTSI, encoded by the coding sequence ATGGCAAACATAAATATTTTGATTGTTGAAGATGAAGCGATTGTTGCAAAAGATTTAGGAAATCGACTAAAAAGGTTTGGCTACACTGTTCCTGCTATAGCGTCTTCAGGACAAGAAGCAATTAACAAAGCACTAGAAATCTGTCCTGATTTAGTGCTAATGGATATTAGATTAAAAGGTGCAATGGATGGAGTAGAAGCTGCCCATGAGATTCACAAATATTTGGATATTCCCATAATTTATTTAACTGCTTATGCTGATGATAATACTTTGGAAAGAGCAAAAATTACAGAGCCATTTGGCTATTTACTCAAGCCTTTTAAAGAGAGAGAATTACAAACTAATATTGAAATAGCGCTGACAAAACATAGATTAGAAAAGCAATTGAAAGCCAACCAAAAATGGCTAACTACATTACTTAAAAGTATAAGTGATGGTGTGATTGCTAGTGATGTCAAAGAATCAGTAACTTTTATGAATGATGTTGCTGAAAAATTGACAGGATGGAAACAAGAAGAAGCTTTTGGAAGAAATTCATCAGAAATATTCAACATAGCCAATGCAGAAACAGGTAAGCCTTTAGAAAATCCTATAAAACAAGTTCTCGAAGATGGTGCGGTTGTTGGATTACCTATTGAAACTATTCTGATAACGAAAAATGGTGCAGAAATACCAATTGATGATAGTGCTGCACCAATAAAAGATGATAAAGATAATATTACGGGGGCAGTGTTAATATTTAGGGACATTACTGAGCATAAAAAGGCTATTGAGGCTAGGCAAAAGCAAATTGAGCAAGAGCAGCTAGTAGCGCAATTGGAAGAACTGAATCAACTGAAAAATGAATTCTTAAGCTTAGTTTCTCATGAATTGCGATCGCCTCTGAGCAACATGAAAGTGATGATACAAATGTTACAGCTTTCTCCTACTTCTGAAGAAGCTCAGCGTTATTTAGAACTGATGGAAAGCGAATGCGATCGCGAAATAGACCTGATCAACGATCTATTGGACTTACAACGACTGCAAACTTCATCCTTTATCCCCCTAGCCCCTGACGCATTGCTCTTACAACAGTGGCTACCTTGGGTAATCGAGCCGTTTCAAGCCCGTGTCCACGAACATCAGCAAACCCTCCAACTTCATCTACCCTCAAATCTACCAACACTGTTCTCAGATAGCACTTGCTTGGAACGAATATTAGTAGAATTGCTAAATAATGCGTGCAAGTATACTCCTGTTGGTGGTGAAATTATTTTAGCTGTGTCTCACAATTTCTCTGAAGCACCCCCAGCAACTATCATTACTGTCAGCAATTCAGTAGAAATTCCCACAGCAGCACTACCACGAATTTTTGATAAATTTTATCGTGTTCCTAATTCCGACTTTTGGAATCAAGGTGGTACGGGATTAGGACTAGCTATAGTAGAGAAATTAGTGCAACAACTGCAAGGAAGCATTCAAGTTGAAAGCAGCAAAGGATGGACAAGGTTTACCCTCAAATTAACTGATTTAGTTTTTACTTCTATCTAG
- a CDS encoding PAS domain S-box protein, with product MLVYFVRKRRDVPFDWIFLMFGAFIIACGTTHVMDVWTLWFPTYWLSGCIKAITAFVSVYTALELVSLIPKALTLPSPAQLEEANYQLAKEIAERKRAEEVLRENEQRWQLALRGNNDGIWDWNVKSNEVFFSARWKEMLGYEDHEISNYLDEKITRVHPHDLELMTKAVEDHFAKITPFYTNEYRVLCKDGSYKWILDRGQALWDDDGNVVRMVGSHTDITERKQTEENLSNLLNHLESMVEQRTAELTKINASLQAEITERQRIEEALRESEQRFRAAFHQAAVGIAHVAIDGRWLLVNQRLCDIVGYTPAELQLGSFQDITYPDDLEADLKYVDQILAGNIQTYSMEKRYIRKDGSIVWVNLTVSLLRETSGVPKYFISVVEDISERQAALQERQKSQEQLQASLREKEVLLKEIYHRVKNNLQVISSLLSLQSEYIKDKHDMQIFQQSQQRIASMALIHEKMYQSPDLARINFSEYVQDLVASLRTSYEVNASAITLKLNIDEHILLGLDTAIPCGLIIHELVSNSLKYAFPIGREGEIRIEIKEVIEREILLSVSDNGIGLPSNFNFVDIASLGWQLVDALASQLAGDININSKNGVEFQIIFPIE from the coding sequence ATGCTGGTCTATTTTGTCCGCAAACGAAGAGATGTGCCTTTCGACTGGATTTTCCTGATGTTTGGCGCATTTATCATTGCTTGCGGCACAACTCATGTGATGGACGTGTGGACGCTTTGGTTTCCTACCTATTGGCTATCAGGATGCATTAAAGCTATTACCGCTTTTGTCTCTGTATATACAGCCCTAGAACTAGTATCATTAATCCCTAAGGCATTGACTCTACCTAGCCCTGCCCAACTAGAAGAGGCTAACTATCAACTAGCAAAGGAAATTGCTGAACGCAAACGAGCGGAGGAAGTGTTAAGAGAAAATGAACAACGGTGGCAGTTAGCTTTGCGTGGCAATAATGATGGTATTTGGGACTGGAATGTTAAAAGCAATGAAGTTTTCTTCTCGGCTCGCTGGAAAGAAATGCTCGGTTATGAAGATCACGAGATTTCCAACTATTTAGATGAAAAAATAACACGAGTACATCCACATGATCTTGAGTTGATGACAAAAGCAGTTGAAGATCACTTTGCCAAGATTACGCCATTTTACACTAATGAGTATCGAGTTTTATGTAAAGACGGCAGCTACAAATGGATTTTAGATCGGGGTCAAGCACTGTGGGATGACGATGGTAACGTAGTGCGTATGGTAGGCTCACATACTGACATTACTGAGCGTAAGCAAACAGAAGAGAATTTAAGCAACTTACTCAACCATTTAGAAAGCATGGTTGAACAACGGACAGCGGAACTAACAAAAATCAACGCATCACTACAGGCAGAAATCACTGAGCGTCAACGAATAGAAGAGGCATTACGGGAAAGTGAACAGCGATTCCGCGCCGCATTCCATCAAGCTGCTGTTGGTATTGCCCATGTGGCAATAGATGGACGCTGGTTATTAGTTAACCAGAGGCTTTGCGATATTGTCGGTTACACACCAGCTGAACTACAGTTGGGAAGTTTCCAGGATATTACCTACCCAGATGACCTAGAAGCCGATCTCAAGTATGTTGACCAGATTTTAGCAGGTAATATTCAAACTTACAGCATGGAAAAGCGCTATATACGCAAAGACGGTTCCATAGTGTGGGTTAATCTTACCGTATCTTTACTGCGTGAAACTTCTGGTGTGCCAAAATATTTTATTTCTGTTGTCGAAGATATTAGCGAACGGCAAGCCGCCTTACAGGAACGGCAGAAATCACAAGAGCAACTGCAAGCATCGCTTCGAGAAAAAGAAGTGCTATTGAAAGAAATTTACCATCGCGTCAAAAACAATTTACAGGTTATTTCCAGTCTGCTCAGTCTGCAATCTGAATATATCAAGGACAAACATGATATGCAAATATTCCAGCAAAGCCAGCAGCGCATCGCATCAATGGCTTTGATTCACGAAAAAATGTATCAATCACCAGACCTTGCAAGAATTAACTTTAGTGAATATGTTCAAGATTTAGTAGCCAGTTTACGTACTTCCTACGAAGTAAATGCAAGTGCTATCACCTTAAAGTTGAATATAGACGAGCATATTTTGCTAGGATTAGATACGGCAATTCCTTGTGGATTAATTATTCATGAACTTGTTTCTAATTCTTTAAAGTATGCATTTCCAATAGGTAGAGAAGGTGAAATTAGAATCGAAATTAAAGAGGTTATTGAAAGAGAAATATTACTGAGTGTTAGTGACAATGGTATTGGCTTACCGTCCAACTTCAATTTTGTTGATATAGCCTCATTAGGTTGGCAGTTAGTTGATGCTTTAGCCAGTCAACTTGCTGGGGATATCAATATTAATAGCAAGAATGGAGTGGAGTTTCAAATAATATTTCCAATTGAATAA
- a CDS encoding DUF2141 domain-containing protein has protein sequence MLKSSQFKFMLFSTLVNFNLAIPVNAESTAKLTVIVKGINHQNGQICLRVYSGEQGFPFSDTSEIQSGCVKITGSSITKNFQSLNPGTYAVAVVDDQNGDYKLNSNFFGIPEEGFGVSRNPTISARTGAPKFQQASFPLKKDTTINIFMKYSLDP, from the coding sequence ATGCTGAAATCATCTCAATTTAAATTCATGCTATTCTCTACTTTAGTAAACTTTAACTTAGCCATACCAGTAAATGCAGAATCCACTGCAAAACTGACTGTTATAGTTAAAGGAATAAATCACCAAAATGGTCAAATTTGCCTGAGAGTTTATTCTGGTGAACAAGGATTTCCCTTTAGTGATACTAGTGAAATCCAAAGTGGCTGCGTTAAGATTACAGGAAGTTCCATAACAAAGAATTTTCAAAGCTTAAATCCTGGAACTTATGCTGTCGCCGTAGTTGACGATCAAAACGGAGATTACAAACTCAACAGCAACTTCTTCGGTATTCCAGAAGAAGGTTTTGGTGTTTCGAGGAATCCCACTATTTCAGCACGAACGGGTGCGCCAAAGTTTCAACAAGCAAGTTTCCCGCTGAAAAAAGATACAACAATCAACATTTTTATGAAATATTCGCTTGATCCATAA
- a CDS encoding NAD(P)-dependent oxidoreductase: MNMKNKTILITGIDQFIGLRAAELAIAQEMKVRGLQKDNCEKSQNLGAEVIVGSITNPTIAQKACQGVDIVLHTAQITQEAGSLKDFREINVTGTVNIAKAAKNAGVKTFVHLSSVMVYGFNYPENINETGPLCGEDNAYCQTKIEAEAELLPLNTPPDFGVIIIRAGDVYGPGSIPWIVRPILMMRQNLFAYANDGKGVINHVYIDNLIDAIFLAIEKETYGEIFNITDGKNTSWKEYFTRLAEMEGLPAPISLPKDEMKLFLKLRHQGQKLFRKKADVLPESVDFMSRSHTYSIAKAQSLLDYKPKINFEQGMQLTQQWLQKTDIEKLI; this comes from the coding sequence ATAAATATGAAAAACAAAACTATTCTCATCACCGGGATTGATCAATTTATCGGCTTGCGTGCAGCTGAGTTAGCCATAGCCCAAGAAATGAAAGTTAGGGGACTGCAAAAAGATAATTGTGAAAAATCTCAAAATTTGGGTGCAGAAGTAATTGTTGGCAGTATCACCAATCCAACTATTGCTCAAAAAGCTTGTCAGGGAGTAGACATCGTTTTACATACTGCTCAAATTACCCAAGAAGCTGGTTCACTAAAGGATTTTCGAGAAATCAATGTCACCGGCACAGTTAATATAGCTAAAGCTGCTAAAAATGCTGGTGTTAAAACTTTTGTGCATCTCTCCAGTGTAATGGTCTACGGCTTTAATTATCCTGAAAATATCAACGAAACCGGGCCACTCTGCGGTGAGGATAATGCCTACTGTCAGACAAAAATAGAAGCCGAAGCAGAACTTTTACCATTGAATACACCGCCTGATTTTGGTGTGATCATAATTCGCGCTGGTGATGTTTACGGGCCAGGGAGTATTCCCTGGATAGTCCGACCAATTCTGATGATGCGTCAAAATTTATTTGCCTATGCGAATGATGGTAAAGGAGTAATCAATCACGTCTATATAGACAATCTCATTGATGCGATTTTTCTAGCGATAGAAAAAGAAACCTACGGAGAAATTTTCAATATCACCGACGGAAAAAACACTTCTTGGAAAGAGTATTTCACGCGTCTAGCAGAAATGGAAGGTTTGCCTGCACCCATATCTTTACCAAAAGATGAAATGAAGTTGTTTCTGAAGCTACGTCATCAGGGACAAAAACTTTTTCGTAAAAAAGCTGATGTTCTCCCCGAATCTGTGGATTTTATGTCTCGTTCCCATACTTATTCTATTGCCAAAGCGCAGAGTTTGTTAGATTACAAACCAAAAATTAACTTTGAACAAGGAATGCAACTTACACAACAATGGTTACAAAAAACGGATATTGAAAAATTAATATAA
- a CDS encoding non-ribosomal peptide synthase, producing the protein MNASDFVLNLTQQGVQLSVNDNKLNIRSPKGVITPEIQAELITYKAEILALLREYNLDSNTINIPLAEGLSLQTIGRLIGESGEGLNQNCKQPIIDPKLMAQRLIVTFRPLPNGYNHQEILIFRTKLEQQMQSYGVTVKSWQQATKEFDYEIKIPLINWKKNIKTRVVKTGIHAVIDIEIPPSLSGRVKTFIAEKLYQIYTRFILKDQKISVSRIARLITWAEEYAAKYIEDPTNTQVIVLTDLDQEFVDAQTSYQRKIQIGLNTLIRTFSEIVIGISAEKCSILNMNLSDSVFSINDLDHFVLKSLIPKIYVPILPLPISRFKIGNLNFQQSNYAKKLVALGNQLGDTNLFPPGYKLSEVIKRQSHRDIVNVIVNGRTGVSYGFVAYAEPPHYLGEKEITERDWESLDPITEFTKDEVRQNSIGRRYLKTKIGGEYKYKQIPDIWVLSARSGSNKTNLSLENDILRIGLTDRLLLQLPQGIDPQLVDIKPSYDVYVMLGISLATALYAPELIKNGAPIVHFHGYPAFEWFRPNEYCVGVNNPSVPCGTYESGVFNFLGIYKLANQPVKDIALVSLVEPDHGTNFIAHDLEYLVERLKTGCREGQIELGGKHFISLKTNLGDREN; encoded by the coding sequence ATGAACGCATCAGATTTCGTGTTAAACCTTACTCAACAGGGTGTTCAACTATCAGTAAATGACAATAAACTAAATATTCGTTCTCCAAAGGGAGTAATCACACCAGAGATACAGGCAGAACTGATTACTTACAAAGCAGAAATTTTGGCATTACTGCGGGAATACAATCTGGATAGTAATACTATTAATATACCCCTTGCTGAGGGCTTGAGTTTGCAAACAATCGGTCGTTTAATTGGAGAATCTGGAGAAGGATTAAATCAAAATTGTAAGCAACCCATTATCGATCCTAAATTGATGGCTCAAAGGCTAATTGTTACTTTTAGGCCTTTACCCAATGGATACAATCATCAAGAAATTTTGATATTTAGAACAAAATTAGAACAGCAGATGCAGTCATATGGAGTAACAGTTAAATCTTGGCAACAAGCCACAAAAGAGTTTGACTATGAAATAAAGATACCATTGATAAACTGGAAGAAAAACATTAAAACTAGGGTTGTTAAGACTGGCATTCATGCTGTAATTGATATTGAAATACCACCTTCTTTATCTGGTAGGGTAAAAACATTTATCGCTGAGAAGCTATATCAAATATATACTCGCTTTATTTTAAAGGATCAAAAAATATCAGTTTCCAGAATTGCTCGATTAATTACTTGGGCTGAAGAATATGCAGCTAAATACATTGAAGATCCAACAAATACTCAGGTAATTGTACTTACAGACTTAGATCAGGAGTTTGTTGATGCACAAACATCCTATCAACGGAAGATACAAATTGGATTGAATACTCTCATCAGGACATTTTCAGAAATTGTCATTGGAATTTCTGCTGAAAAATGTTCGATATTAAATATGAATTTATCTGATTCTGTATTTTCTATAAATGATCTAGACCATTTTGTTTTAAAATCACTGATTCCAAAAATTTATGTTCCTATATTACCTTTACCTATAAGCAGATTTAAAATAGGTAATTTAAATTTTCAACAATCAAATTATGCAAAAAAATTAGTGGCATTGGGCAATCAATTAGGAGATACAAATCTATTTCCTCCAGGTTACAAGCTGAGTGAAGTAATTAAAAGACAGTCTCATAGAGATATTGTTAATGTCATTGTCAATGGAAGAACTGGCGTTTCTTATGGCTTTGTTGCTTATGCAGAGCCACCACACTATCTTGGCGAAAAGGAGATAACTGAAAGGGATTGGGAAAGCTTAGATCCTATTACGGAATTTACTAAGGATGAGGTGCGCCAAAATTCAATAGGTAGACGGTATTTAAAAACTAAGATAGGTGGAGAATATAAATATAAGCAAATTCCTGATATTTGGGTCTTAAGCGCTCGCTCTGGCTCAAATAAAACAAACTTGAGTCTTGAAAATGACATCCTCAGAATTGGTTTAACAGACAGGTTGTTACTACAATTACCCCAAGGAATTGATCCTCAATTAGTAGATATCAAGCCTTCTTATGATGTTTATGTAATGCTTGGTATTAGTCTTGCTACCGCTTTGTATGCACCAGAGTTAATTAAAAATGGTGCCCCAATTGTTCATTTTCACGGTTACCCAGCATTTGAATGGTTTAGACCAAATGAATATTGTGTTGGAGTGAACAACCCTTCAGTACCTTGTGGAACTTATGAATCAGGAGTATTCAACTTTTTGGGTATTTATAAATTAGCTAATCAACCAGTGAAAGATATAGCATTGGTTAGTTTAGTAGAACCAGATCATGGTACTAATTTTATAGCTCATGATTTGGAGTATTTAGTCGAAAGATTAAAGACTGGGTGTCGAGAGGGGCAAATTGAATTAGGTGGAAAACATTTTATATCTTTGAAGACAAATCTGGGCGATCGCGAAAATTAA
- a CDS encoding alcohol acetyltransferase, translating to MVENRKLGCLEQCMEVLNNRAKTWNIVTISRIKGPLNEGVLRQALEIIHYRHLPLNSHIVSDKKSLYFRTQTSPNIDLRVVKKVDSEQWQEIVSEEMNQAIDSKKGLLRVVLVHILSEQNISYLITTAHHAIADGLSSTQLHSEILTYCDKTVSGELIHPVDRLSPLPAIEELLPTWAKGLRGKVISIYFLLKMAFNKLRYQPQTLGFEKYTAIANRNSNILHQQLDQELTQKLVTSCKRENTTVQSALCAAMMLTVMKKIIKGSNKEVRVNCLSYFDLRRHLTPAISDEHMTVLASSLMQFHTIPTNVSFWELAREVKQKLETGIKQGDIFKMILLSKYLIDFCFIFPKQVAATVSVSNIGKVNIPKIYGEFELEEISFAGSHALYSGIFITHASTFQGKMLLNFVFSEPSISLETMKALVKNFVSYIDDACI from the coding sequence ATGGTTGAAAATAGAAAGCTGGGATGTCTTGAGCAATGTATGGAAGTTCTAAATAATCGTGCTAAAACTTGGAATATAGTAACTATTAGCCGCATCAAAGGCCCTCTCAATGAGGGAGTTTTGAGACAAGCATTAGAGATTATTCATTATCGTCATCTTCCTCTGAATTCACACATTGTTAGTGATAAAAAATCTCTCTACTTTCGTACTCAAACTTCACCGAATATTGATTTGCGTGTTGTGAAAAAGGTAGATAGTGAGCAGTGGCAAGAAATTGTTTCTGAAGAGATGAACCAGGCAATTGATAGTAAAAAAGGTCTGCTGCGAGTCGTGCTTGTTCATATTCTGAGCGAACAAAATATAAGTTACTTGATTACAACAGCACATCATGCGATCGCAGATGGTTTATCAAGCACTCAACTTCACTCAGAAATCTTGACTTATTGTGATAAAACTGTCTCTGGTGAACTCATTCATCCAGTTGATAGACTTTCTCCTCTTCCAGCCATTGAAGAACTATTACCCACATGGGCAAAAGGGTTGAGAGGTAAAGTTATAAGTATTTATTTTTTGTTAAAAATGGCTTTTAATAAATTAAGATATCAACCACAAACGCTCGGTTTTGAAAAGTATACAGCCATTGCAAACCGGAATAGTAATATTTTACATCAGCAGCTTGATCAAGAGTTAACTCAAAAATTAGTAACTAGTTGTAAACGAGAAAATACCACAGTACAAAGTGCTTTATGTGCCGCGATGATGTTAACAGTAATGAAAAAAATTATTAAAGGTAGTAATAAAGAGGTGCGAGTGAACTGTTTGTCATATTTTGACTTAAGGAGACATTTGACACCTGCAATCAGCGATGAACACATGACTGTATTGGCTTCATCTCTGATGCAATTTCACACTATACCAACAAATGTATCTTTTTGGGAATTAGCTCGTGAGGTAAAACAAAAGCTAGAAACAGGTATCAAGCAAGGAGATATTTTTAAAATGATATTACTTTCTAAGTATCTGATAGATTTTTGTTTTATCTTCCCCAAGCAAGTAGCTGCTACAGTATCTGTCTCGAATATTGGCAAAGTAAATATTCCTAAAATTTATGGGGAATTTGAATTAGAAGAAATCAGTTTTGCTGGTTCTCATGCTTTGTATAGTGGGATTTTTATTACCCATGCCTCAACTTTCCAAGGTAAAATGTTGCTGAATTTTGTTTTTTCTGAACCTTCAATTAGTTTGGAGACTATGAAGGCGCTTGTAAAAAACTTTGTGTCTTATATTGATGATGCTTGTATTTGA
- a CDS encoding acyl carrier protein — MLQSIPDATKKQSYTADEIKAWLVSHIAEQLAVNPDDIDVRQPLDSYGLESAQAMLLVNQAEKFFGFQLSPILLWHYPTIETLSQRLAEESEVSQSEFFEI, encoded by the coding sequence ATGCTCCAATCTATTCCTGATGCAACTAAAAAGCAATCTTATACCGCAGATGAAATTAAAGCTTGGTTAGTCTCTCATATTGCAGAGCAATTAGCAGTCAACCCGGATGATATAGATGTGCGACAGCCTTTGGACAGTTACGGTCTAGAATCAGCACAAGCAATGCTTCTTGTTAATCAAGCAGAGAAGTTTTTTGGCTTTCAGCTATCTCCGATTTTATTGTGGCATTACCCCACTATAGAAACGCTGTCTCAGCGCTTAGCTGAAGAATCTGAAGTTTCGCAGTCAGAGTTTTTTGAGATTTGA
- a CDS encoding (2Fe-2S)-binding protein encodes MIVSIHFEDDQKTIQVEANQRLTKVCDEHPGSILFGCRNIACGTCLIEVVRGMENLAPVMEEEQILLDFLAPANPNVRLGCQCVVQGDICIRVAN; translated from the coding sequence ATGATAGTATCTATTCATTTTGAAGATGACCAGAAAACAATTCAAGTTGAAGCAAATCAACGGTTAACTAAGGTCTGTGATGAACATCCTGGTTCCATATTATTTGGTTGCCGTAATATTGCCTGTGGAACATGTCTCATAGAAGTTGTTAGGGGAATGGAGAATCTTGCTCCTGTCATGGAGGAAGAGCAGATATTACTTGATTTTTTAGCTCCAGCAAATCCTAATGTTCGCTTAGGCTGTCAATGCGTAGTACAGGGTGATATTTGCATTCGGGTAGCTAATTAA